In a single window of the Rhodanobacter sp. LX-99 genome:
- a CDS encoding DksA/TraR family C4-type zinc finger protein → MATGWAGDGAVQDQIDATVNDAVQRARQQLRKGPGLTRCEECDAPIPAARRKAVPGVRLCVACQEAQDAEQRSASLYNRRGSKDSQLR, encoded by the coding sequence ATGGCAACCGGTTGGGCAGGCGACGGCGCCGTGCAGGACCAGATCGACGCCACGGTCAACGACGCGGTGCAGCGGGCGCGCCAGCAGTTGCGCAAAGGCCCGGGCCTGACCCGCTGCGAGGAATGCGATGCGCCGATTCCCGCGGCGCGGCGCAAAGCCGTGCCCGGCGTGCGTCTGTGCGTGGCCTGCCAGGAAGCGCAGGACGCGGAGCAGCGCAGTGCCAGCCTGTACAACCGCCGCGGCAGCAAGGACAGCCAGCTGCGCTAG
- a CDS encoding glutathione S-transferase family protein, protein MPLELYAHPFSSYCQKVLIALYENGIAFEWRLLTPDDTATDAEFTALWPIRRMPLLRDGERTVMESSIIIEYLDRHYPGTAPLIPADADTAIEARTMDRFFDNYVQTPQQKIVFDSLRPAADRDPYGVKEARARLDIAYALLDRKLAGRTWATGGDFSLADCAAAPALFYADWTHRIPASCTNVTAYRQRLLARPSFARAVDEARPYRSYFPLGAPDRD, encoded by the coding sequence ATGCCCCTTGAGCTCTACGCCCACCCGTTCTCCTCCTACTGCCAGAAGGTGCTGATCGCGCTGTACGAGAACGGCATTGCGTTCGAATGGCGCCTGCTCACGCCTGACGACACGGCCACCGACGCCGAGTTCACCGCGCTGTGGCCGATCCGGCGCATGCCCCTGCTGCGCGACGGCGAGCGCACGGTGATGGAGTCGAGCATCATCATCGAGTACCTCGACCGGCATTACCCCGGCACCGCGCCGCTGATTCCTGCCGACGCCGACACCGCGATCGAGGCGCGCACGATGGACCGCTTCTTCGACAACTACGTGCAGACACCGCAGCAGAAGATCGTGTTCGACAGCCTGCGCCCCGCCGCCGACCGCGACCCCTACGGCGTGAAGGAAGCACGCGCCAGGCTCGACATCGCCTACGCCTTGCTCGACCGGAAGCTCGCCGGCCGCACCTGGGCCACCGGCGGCGACTTCAGCCTCGCCGACTGCGCCGCCGCGCCCGCGCTGTTCTACGCCGACTGGACCCATCGCATACCGGCGAGCTGCACCAACGTGACGGCCTACCGGCAACGCCTGCTGGCGCGACCCTCGTTCGCGCGCGCGGTCGACGAAGCACGGCCTTACCGTTCGTACTTTCCGCTCGGCGCACCCGACCGCGACTGA
- a CDS encoding VOC family protein, protein MRRTWTIIGVGDVPGSFKWYQSLLGLPETAPAHDYFGQILDPDGTVLLCLHAWGAHEHPSLTSPDRALPGNGLLLFFRVDDFDMALSRARALVAKLEEEPQLNPNTGTREFSLRDPDGYYVTISALSAAR, encoded by the coding sequence ATGAGGCGCACGTGGACGATCATCGGGGTTGGCGATGTACCTGGCAGCTTCAAGTGGTACCAGTCGCTGCTTGGCTTGCCGGAGACGGCTCCCGCTCACGATTATTTCGGGCAAATCCTCGACCCGGACGGAACGGTCCTGCTCTGCCTTCACGCATGGGGCGCCCACGAGCATCCCTCCTTGACGAGCCCCGATCGTGCGCTGCCCGGCAACGGCCTCCTCCTGTTTTTCCGTGTCGATGATTTCGACATGGCGTTGTCGAGGGCGCGTGCCCTCGTCGCCAAGCTCGAAGAGGAGCCCCAGCTGAACCCGAACACGGGAACCAGGGAGTTCTCGCTCCGGGATCCGGACGGGTACTACGTCACGATCAGTGCGCTCTCCGCCGCCCGATAA
- a CDS encoding GGDEF domain-containing protein has product MHFDLFTLGVIGAAIGIAISMSFTLLGLVLRGLPALRIWASAFWVLTVAALAQGLNENGSLLSTVAGGGLIALANALMLMGIAIHLRYPLRWRWSMAVVGLFVANQLRVYLLPPSQTASALMFGAYSVFWDVWMVWVLLWRSPRDMRNTCSFTALIFIIDAVFYLLRSVVVLFPELFAHSRLDELLITWNYLFGILSSFLLSTGFTLMLAERLTLDLRRLARTDGLTGLLNRSALIEAGARLVDACRARRQACSVLMFDLDHFKSINDSWGHAAGDAVLSHFVEVIRGIGLTRDTLFARYGGEEFVLLLPAIEPAQAGALAERMRAAVAARPAVFDGRSINITTSVGGAAATDTNFERLVSAADVALYRAKHLGRDRVAWNQEA; this is encoded by the coding sequence ATGCATTTCGACCTTTTTACGCTCGGCGTCATCGGCGCGGCCATCGGCATCGCCATCTCGATGAGCTTCACCCTGCTCGGGCTGGTGCTGCGCGGCCTGCCGGCGTTGCGCATCTGGGCCAGCGCGTTCTGGGTGTTGACCGTCGCCGCGCTCGCGCAAGGCCTCAACGAAAACGGCAGCCTGCTTTCGACGGTCGCGGGCGGCGGCCTGATCGCGCTGGCCAATGCGCTGATGCTGATGGGCATCGCCATCCACCTGCGCTACCCGCTGCGCTGGCGCTGGTCCATGGCGGTCGTCGGGTTGTTCGTCGCCAACCAGCTCCGCGTCTACCTGTTGCCGCCGTCGCAGACGGCATCGGCGCTGATGTTCGGCGCGTACAGCGTGTTCTGGGACGTGTGGATGGTCTGGGTGCTGCTGTGGCGCTCGCCGCGGGACATGCGCAACACCTGCAGTTTCACCGCGCTGATTTTCATCATCGACGCGGTCTTCTACCTGCTGCGCTCGGTGGTGGTGCTGTTTCCGGAGCTGTTCGCGCACTCGCGGCTCGACGAGCTGCTCATCACCTGGAATTACCTGTTCGGCATCCTGTCCTCGTTCCTGCTGAGCACCGGGTTCACCCTGATGCTGGCCGAGCGGCTGACCCTGGACCTGCGCCGGCTGGCGCGCACCGACGGACTCACCGGCCTGCTCAACCGCAGCGCGTTGATCGAGGCGGGCGCTCGCCTGGTCGATGCCTGTCGCGCACGCAGGCAGGCCTGCAGCGTGCTGATGTTCGACCTGGACCATTTCAAGTCGATCAACGACAGCTGGGGCCATGCCGCAGGCGACGCGGTGCTCAGCCATTTTGTGGAGGTGATCCGCGGCATCGGCCTGACGCGCGACACTTTGTTCGCGCGCTATGGCGGCGAAGAGTTCGTGCTGCTCTTGCCCGCGATCGAGCCCGCGCAAGCTGGCGCCCTGGCCGAACGCATGCGCGCTGCCGTGGCGGCAAGGCCGGCGGTGTTCGACGGCCGCAGCATCAACATCACCACCAGCGTCGGCGGAGCTGCCGCCACCGACACGAACTTCGAACGCCTGGTCAGCGCCGCCGATGTCGCGCTATATCGCGCCAAGCATCTGGGGCGCGATCGGGTAGCGTGGAATCAGGAGGCGTAG
- a CDS encoding cytochrome c: MRKAWKWLGRLAAVVLVLLVAVLLSAYVLSERRMAKVYRIDPPVPAVPVDAAAVDRGSHLAAIRGCKDCHGADLGGATFIDDPLFARLSGTNLTPAGPGGKLTDVDRVRAIRHGVAPDGRPLLFMPAQEFSHLGDQDLGDLLAYLHSVPAVERTPPANRVGPLGRVLFVAGKVPLLPAEIVDHAVQRSEPPVAGPTAAYGAYLATACAGCHGRDFSGGHIPGTPPDWPDAANLTPDPSGLASWSEADLKKALRDGMAPGGRALKTDYMPVRVTRFLTDEEVGALYAYFRSLPAKPRGQG, translated from the coding sequence ATGCGCAAGGCTTGGAAGTGGCTCGGCCGCCTGGCGGCCGTCGTGCTGGTCCTGTTGGTGGCGGTGCTGCTTTCGGCTTATGTGCTGAGCGAGCGGCGCATGGCCAAGGTGTACCGGATCGACCCGCCGGTGCCGGCGGTGCCCGTTGATGCAGCTGCGGTCGATCGAGGCAGCCACTTGGCCGCGATCCGCGGCTGCAAGGACTGCCATGGCGCCGATCTTGGCGGCGCCACCTTCATCGACGATCCGCTGTTTGCCCGCCTGTCGGGCACCAACCTCACGCCGGCTGGGCCGGGCGGCAAGCTCACCGACGTGGATCGGGTGCGCGCGATCCGCCACGGCGTGGCGCCGGACGGGCGCCCGTTGTTGTTCATGCCGGCGCAGGAGTTCAGCCACCTCGGCGACCAGGATCTGGGCGACCTGCTGGCTTACCTGCACAGCGTGCCGGCGGTCGAGCGCACGCCGCCGGCGAACCGGGTCGGCCCACTCGGACGCGTGCTGTTCGTGGCCGGCAAGGTGCCGCTGCTGCCGGCGGAGATCGTCGACCACGCCGTGCAGCGGAGCGAGCCGCCCGTGGCCGGTCCTACTGCGGCCTACGGCGCCTACCTCGCCACTGCCTGCGCCGGCTGCCACGGCAGGGATTTCTCCGGCGGACATATCCCCGGCACGCCGCCGGACTGGCCCGACGCCGCCAACCTCACGCCCGACCCGAGCGGCCTGGCGAGCTGGAGCGAGGCCGACCTGAAAAAGGCGCTGCGCGACGGCATGGCGCCGGGTGGCCGGGCCTTGAAGACCGACTACATGCCGGTGCGGGTGACCCGTTTCCTCACCGACGAGGAGGTCGGCGCCCTGTACGCCTACTTCCGCAGCCTGCCGGCGAAGCCGCGCGGGCAGGGCTAG
- the cycA gene encoding D-serine/D-alanine/glycine transporter translates to MTASLEHPDHLRRSLSNRHLQLIAIGGAIGTGLFMGSGKTISLAGPSILLVYLIIGVMLFFVMRAMGELLLSNLEYKSFIDFSTDLLGPWAGFFCGWTYWFCWVITAIADVIAIAAYAQFWFPGLAPWIPAVLCVLLLLSLNLVTVKLFGELEFWFALIKIIAICALIVTGFALVAWGFTSPTGHKASLANLWNDGGVFPKGMSGFFAGFQIAVFAFVGIELVGTTAAETADPKRNLPKAINSIPVRIIIFYVLALVAIMVVTPWRLVEPGKSPFVELFVLAGIPAAASLINFVVLTSATSSANSGIFSTSRMLYGLAEEEHAPKTFARLSRAAVPSLGLLFSCFCLLLGAAMIYLIPDLITAFTLITTLSAVLFMFVWSLILFAYIAYRRQRPQLHEASIYKMPGGVFMCWACLAFFVFVLALLSLQPDTREALIASPVWFVLLGIGYLWKGRRLRRAEALPAE, encoded by the coding sequence ATGACCGCATCGCTGGAACACCCGGACCATCTGAGGCGCAGCCTTTCCAACCGGCACCTGCAACTGATCGCCATCGGCGGCGCGATCGGCACCGGCCTGTTCATGGGCTCGGGCAAGACGATCAGCCTGGCCGGGCCGTCGATCCTGCTGGTCTACCTGATCATCGGCGTGATGCTGTTCTTCGTGATGCGGGCGATGGGCGAGCTGCTGCTGTCCAACCTCGAGTACAAATCCTTCATCGATTTCTCCACCGACCTGCTCGGGCCATGGGCCGGCTTCTTCTGCGGCTGGACCTACTGGTTCTGCTGGGTGATCACCGCGATCGCCGACGTGATCGCGATCGCTGCCTACGCGCAGTTCTGGTTTCCCGGGCTGGCGCCGTGGATTCCGGCGGTGCTGTGCGTGTTGCTGCTGCTCAGCCTGAACCTGGTGACGGTGAAACTGTTCGGCGAGCTGGAGTTCTGGTTCGCGCTGATCAAGATCATCGCGATCTGCGCGCTGATCGTGACGGGTTTCGCGCTGGTCGCCTGGGGCTTCACGTCGCCGACCGGGCACAAGGCTTCGCTGGCCAATCTCTGGAATGACGGGGGCGTGTTCCCGAAGGGGATGAGCGGTTTCTTCGCCGGCTTCCAGATCGCGGTGTTCGCCTTCGTCGGCATCGAGCTGGTCGGCACCACCGCCGCCGAGACGGCCGACCCGAAGCGCAACCTGCCCAAGGCGATCAATTCGATCCCGGTGCGCATCATCATTTTCTACGTGCTGGCCTTGGTCGCGATCATGGTGGTGACGCCGTGGCGCCTGGTGGAACCGGGCAAGAGCCCGTTCGTGGAGCTGTTCGTGCTGGCCGGCATTCCGGCCGCGGCCAGCCTGATCAACTTCGTGGTGCTGACCTCGGCCACCTCCTCGGCCAACAGCGGCATCTTCTCCACCAGCCGCATGCTGTACGGCCTGGCCGAGGAGGAGCATGCGCCGAAGACGTTCGCGCGGCTGTCGCGGGCGGCGGTGCCGTCGCTGGGCCTGCTGTTCTCCTGCTTCTGCCTGCTGCTGGGCGCGGCGATGATCTACCTGATCCCCGACCTGATCACTGCGTTCACCCTGATCACCACGCTGTCCGCGGTGCTCTTCATGTTCGTGTGGTCGCTGATCCTGTTCGCCTACATCGCCTACCGGCGCCAGCGCCCGCAGCTGCACGAGGCGTCCATCTACAAGATGCCCGGCGGCGTGTTCATGTGCTGGGCCTGCCTGGCGTTCTTCGTGTTCGTGCTGGCGCTGCTGAGCCTGCAGCCGGATACCCGCGAGGCGCTGATCGCCAGCCCGGTGTGGTTCGTGCTGCTGGGCATCGGCTACCTGTGGAAGGGGCGCCGGCTGCGCCGCGCCGAGGCCCTGCCGGCGGAGTGA
- a CDS encoding 2'-5' RNA ligase family protein, with product MGERFRKSHRVGGSPVGIDSLHLTLCPMGKPERLRQPLEEALLAAAGEVRAQGFMAALDSAMRFSARDGRFPFVLCADAATTEAALALRKAIAAAQARVGLQVNGVSSFLPHVTILHGHAVDAIEESIATIRWWVSEFALIRSFFGESRYEAIGRWPLAAPFVPEPVDMLAEMASLPDLPDEA from the coding sequence GTGGGCGAGCGTTTTCGCAAGTCGCATCGGGTCGGCGGGTCGCCGGTCGGCATCGACAGCCTGCACCTGACGCTGTGCCCGATGGGCAAGCCCGAACGGTTGCGGCAGCCGCTGGAGGAGGCGTTGCTGGCCGCCGCCGGTGAAGTGCGCGCGCAGGGATTCATGGCGGCGCTGGACTCGGCGATGCGCTTCAGCGCCAGGGACGGCCGGTTTCCGTTCGTGCTGTGTGCGGACGCCGCCACCACCGAGGCGGCGTTGGCCCTGCGCAAGGCGATTGCCGCGGCGCAGGCTCGCGTGGGCCTGCAGGTCAACGGGGTCTCCAGTTTCCTGCCGCACGTCACCATACTGCATGGCCATGCGGTCGACGCGATCGAGGAATCCATCGCGACGATTCGCTGGTGGGTGTCCGAATTCGCGCTGATCCGCAGTTTCTTCGGCGAGTCCAGGTACGAGGCGATCGGCCGCTGGCCGCTGGCGGCGCCATTCGTGCCCGAGCCGGTCGACATGCTGGCGGAGATGGCGAGCTTGCCGGACCTGCCCGACGAGGCATGA
- the ubiM gene encoding 5-demethoxyubiquinol-8 5-hydroxylase UbiM, with product MSFDIVVIGAGPAGLCFARSLAGSGLRIALVERQEEAALIAPADDGREIAITHHSQRLLRELGLWARLHQEEIGTLRDAMVLDGDDRDGLMFRHDEAGREQLGWLLSNHAIRRAAYEEVMTLPEVERITGARVGAVRTGAGGAEVGLDNGDTLRAQLVVAADSRFSDTRRSMGIGAEMRDFGKTMLVLRMRHQVPHGQVAWEWFGHGQTLALLPLHDPHTSSVVLTLAPPAMRELLALDDAALEAAMAERFGHRLGTMTVAGPRCTYPLVGVYAKRFVAERFALIGDAAVGMHPVTAHGFNFGLLGQDLLARELRAARAAGQSIAAPALLARYERRLRLATRPLYLATNLLAGLYTDDRGPARVLRKLALGAGARLGPFRRLVMSGLTAEHGGMPAPLRRLRPRIPA from the coding sequence ATGTCGTTCGATATCGTGGTCATCGGAGCCGGCCCGGCCGGACTGTGTTTCGCCCGTTCCCTGGCCGGCAGCGGCCTGCGCATCGCGCTGGTGGAGCGGCAGGAAGAGGCGGCGCTGATCGCGCCGGCCGACGACGGCCGCGAGATCGCGATCACCCACCACTCGCAGCGCCTGCTGCGCGAGCTGGGCCTGTGGGCGCGCCTGCACCAAGAGGAGATCGGCACCTTGCGCGATGCGATGGTGCTCGACGGCGACGACCGCGACGGCCTGATGTTCCGCCACGATGAGGCCGGCAGGGAGCAACTGGGCTGGCTGCTGTCCAACCATGCGATCCGCCGCGCCGCGTACGAAGAGGTGATGACGCTGCCCGAGGTCGAGCGCATCACCGGCGCGCGGGTCGGCGCGGTGCGTACCGGCGCCGGCGGCGCCGAGGTCGGCCTCGACAACGGCGACACGCTGCGCGCGCAGCTCGTGGTGGCGGCAGACAGCCGCTTCTCCGACACCCGCCGGTCCATGGGCATCGGCGCGGAGATGCGCGACTTCGGCAAGACCATGCTGGTGCTGCGCATGCGCCACCAGGTGCCGCACGGGCAGGTGGCGTGGGAGTGGTTCGGCCACGGCCAGACCCTGGCCCTGCTGCCGTTGCACGATCCGCATACGTCTTCGGTGGTGCTGACCCTGGCTCCGCCGGCGATGCGCGAGCTGCTGGCGCTGGACGACGCCGCGCTTGAGGCGGCGATGGCCGAACGCTTCGGGCACCGGCTGGGCACGATGACCGTGGCCGGCCCGCGCTGCACCTATCCGCTGGTGGGCGTGTACGCGAAGCGCTTCGTGGCCGAACGCTTCGCGCTGATCGGCGACGCCGCAGTGGGCATGCACCCGGTCACCGCGCACGGCTTCAATTTCGGCCTGCTCGGGCAGGATCTGCTGGCGCGCGAACTGCGCGCCGCGCGGGCCGCCGGCCAGTCCATCGCCGCGCCTGCGCTGCTGGCGCGCTACGAACGCCGACTGCGGCTGGCCACGCGGCCGTTGTACCTGGCCACCAACCTGCTGGCCGGCCTGTACACCGACGACCGCGGCCCGGCGCGGGTGTTGCGCAAGCTGGCACTGGGCGCGGGTGCGCGGCTGGGGCCGTTCAGGCGGCTGGTGATGTCGGGCCTCACCGCCGAACATGGCGGCATGCCGGCACCGCTGCGGCGGCTGCGTCCGCGCATCCCGGCCTGA
- a CDS encoding DMT family transporter, whose translation MRAVLLMLGSASLFALMAVTIRFASAQLHPFQITFFRSTFGALFALPLLHVHGWQLLHTPRFGFYVMRCVLGMGGMLAGFWAIVNLPLAEAVALSYSSPLFVTIGAVLFLGEIVRMRRWSAVVAGFIGVLVIVRPGSDAFTAGSLVALLAAGLTGAVTISIKSLTGSEPADRIVLLTTLLWVPLSLPAALAVWQWPHAGIWPWLVLSGALGTGGHYCWTRALRLADASLLAPFSYLQLLIVAVLAWWIFGEGVDRHTVAGAAIIIGASLYIAHREHSLARQRRRQVPAANAEPPI comes from the coding sequence CTGCGTGCCGTGCTGCTGATGCTGGGCAGCGCCAGCCTCTTTGCGTTGATGGCGGTAACCATCCGCTTCGCCTCGGCCCAGCTGCATCCGTTCCAGATCACCTTCTTCCGCAGCACGTTCGGTGCGCTGTTCGCGCTGCCGCTGCTGCACGTGCACGGCTGGCAGTTGCTGCACACGCCACGCTTCGGCTTCTACGTGATGCGCTGCGTGCTCGGCATGGGCGGCATGCTGGCCGGCTTCTGGGCCATCGTGAACCTGCCGCTGGCCGAGGCGGTGGCGCTGTCGTACTCCTCGCCGCTGTTCGTCACGATCGGCGCGGTGCTGTTCCTCGGCGAGATCGTGCGCATGCGACGCTGGAGCGCGGTGGTCGCCGGCTTCATCGGCGTGCTGGTGATCGTGCGGCCCGGCAGTGACGCGTTCACCGCCGGCAGCCTGGTCGCCCTGCTGGCGGCGGGATTGACCGGTGCGGTGACGATCAGCATCAAGTCGCTGACCGGCAGCGAACCGGCCGACCGCATCGTGCTGCTGACCACCTTGCTGTGGGTGCCGCTGTCGCTGCCCGCCGCACTGGCCGTATGGCAATGGCCGCACGCCGGCATCTGGCCGTGGCTGGTGCTGTCCGGCGCGCTCGGCACCGGCGGGCACTACTGCTGGACGCGCGCGCTGCGGCTGGCCGATGCCTCGCTGCTGGCGCCCTTCAGTTACCTGCAACTGCTGATCGTGGCGGTGCTGGCCTGGTGGATCTTCGGCGAAGGCGTGGATCGCCATACCGTGGCGGGCGCGGCCATCATCATCGGCGCCAGCCTGTACATCGCCCACCGCGAACACAGCCTGGCACGCCAACGGCGCCGGCAGGTACCGGCGGCGAACGCCGAACCGCCGATCTGA
- a CDS encoding OsmC family protein, translated as MSTPSVRASTGSAPYAVDFTDDQGNTWRADEPVDEGGANTGPAPHRLLLSALGACTAITLQMYAARKGWPLQHVDVELKFNPDGAPGSGNDITRVITLQGELSDEQRERLLQIANKCPIHKVLTGEVRIASSLAP; from the coding sequence ATGAGTACACCCTCCGTCCGCGCCAGCACCGGCAGCGCGCCGTACGCGGTCGATTTCACCGACGACCAGGGCAACACCTGGCGCGCCGACGAGCCGGTCGACGAAGGTGGCGCCAACACCGGCCCGGCGCCGCACCGGCTGCTGCTTTCCGCGCTGGGCGCGTGCACCGCGATCACCCTGCAGATGTACGCGGCGCGCAAGGGCTGGCCGCTGCAGCACGTCGACGTCGAACTCAAATTCAACCCCGACGGCGCACCCGGGTCGGGCAACGACATCACCCGCGTGATCACCCTGCAAGGCGAGCTGAGCGACGAGCAGCGCGAACGCCTGCTGCAGATCGCCAACAAGTGCCCGATCCACAAGGTGCTGACCGGCGAGGTGCGCATCGCCTCCAGCCTCGCGCCCTGA
- a CDS encoding DUF3224 domain-containing protein, whose amino-acid sequence MKAMTPLLSALAVSTLAASAPTATPAPTFTESTAMHATGHFDVKVAPQTPDNPQARASGLARLSLDKQFHGDLDAVSQGEMLAAGDGTTSGAYVALEKVSGKLHGRSGSFVLVHRALMVGGAPQEWTVAVVPDSGTGELAGLGGAMTITIADGKHGYDLAYTLPGR is encoded by the coding sequence ATGAAGGCCATGACTCCGCTCTTGTCCGCACTCGCCGTATCCACCCTTGCTGCCAGCGCACCCACCGCAACACCCGCCCCCACCTTCACGGAGTCCACCGCCATGCACGCCACCGGCCACTTCGACGTCAAGGTCGCCCCGCAGACACCCGACAATCCCCAGGCCCGGGCTTCCGGACTGGCACGGCTGTCGCTGGACAAGCAGTTCCACGGCGACCTCGACGCGGTGAGCCAGGGCGAGATGCTGGCTGCCGGCGATGGCACCACTTCCGGCGCCTACGTGGCGCTGGAGAAAGTCAGCGGCAAGCTGCATGGCCGCAGCGGTAGTTTCGTGCTGGTGCATCGCGCCCTGATGGTCGGCGGCGCGCCGCAGGAATGGACCGTGGCGGTGGTGCCCGACTCCGGCACCGGCGAACTGGCTGGCCTCGGCGGCGCGATGACGATCACCATCGCCGACGGCAAGCACGGCTACGATCTCGCCTACACCCTGCCCGGCCGCTGA
- a CDS encoding acyl-CoA dehydrogenase family protein, which produces MSTAPPVTSDNTALRSDDSVAKQLFLGNILEENLFPYPEIRARDKEMLGAMTDAIDQFLADKGAELKQYDRDAEQPAEFIQALRDMGLFGLIIPEQFGGLELSNGAYARVLGQTSSHDSSVSLTIGAHSSIGMKGLLLFGTDAQKQRYLPKLATGEMIAAFCLTESGAGSDAASIRTKATRNDDGSWTLSGEKIWITNGGIADFYTVFARTDTPEGKITAFLVEAAWPGVSHGPHEDKMGIRASSTTTVAFADVRVPPENVLGPVGKGFKVAMSILNSGRTGLGGGAVGGMRSLIRLASAQAKERKQFGQPIAEFGLVREKIAQMAVDCFAAESAVWMVAHLIDGGGSDYSVEAAMSKVFASEAVQRASYEALQIAAGNGFMREFPYEQVTRDTRILSIFEGTNEILRLYVALSGLKGVGAGLSELKAAVGDIFNDPIKGFGVLGSYTGRRMREATGYGIDRIAHELSPRLRKVAATYEKYTVELSKSSDALLRRYGKQVADQQHAQKRLADIAIDLFVGLCVLSRADSLARQSHPAADEAIRIAEIFAKQARRRMARNVRGLERNEDEAIEQLAGAVLAHDGYMWDVI; this is translated from the coding sequence GTGAGTACCGCCCCGCCCGTCACATCCGACAACACTGCCTTGCGCAGCGACGACAGCGTCGCCAAGCAGCTGTTCCTGGGCAACATCCTGGAAGAGAACCTGTTCCCCTATCCAGAAATCCGCGCGCGCGACAAGGAAATGCTGGGTGCGATGACCGACGCGATCGACCAGTTCCTGGCCGACAAGGGCGCCGAGCTGAAGCAGTACGACCGCGATGCCGAGCAGCCGGCCGAGTTCATCCAGGCGCTGCGCGACATGGGCCTGTTCGGCTTGATCATCCCCGAACAATTCGGCGGACTGGAACTGTCCAACGGCGCCTATGCGCGCGTGCTGGGCCAGACCAGCAGCCACGACAGTTCGGTCTCGCTGACCATCGGCGCACACAGCTCGATCGGCATGAAGGGCCTGCTGCTGTTCGGCACCGACGCGCAGAAGCAGCGCTACCTGCCGAAACTGGCCACCGGCGAGATGATCGCCGCGTTCTGCCTCACCGAATCCGGCGCCGGCTCCGACGCCGCCTCGATCCGCACCAAGGCGACACGCAACGACGACGGCAGCTGGACGCTGAGCGGCGAGAAGATCTGGATCACCAATGGCGGCATCGCCGATTTCTACACCGTGTTCGCGCGCACCGACACGCCCGAGGGCAAGATCACCGCATTCCTCGTCGAGGCGGCGTGGCCCGGCGTCAGCCACGGTCCGCACGAAGACAAGATGGGCATCCGCGCCTCGTCCACCACCACGGTCGCGTTCGCCGACGTGCGGGTGCCGCCGGAAAACGTGCTCGGCCCGGTCGGCAAGGGCTTCAAGGTAGCGATGAGCATCCTGAACTCGGGCCGCACCGGCCTCGGCGGCGGCGCGGTCGGCGGCATGCGCTCGCTGATCCGCCTTGCCAGCGCGCAGGCGAAGGAGCGCAAGCAGTTCGGCCAGCCGATCGCCGAGTTCGGCCTGGTGCGCGAGAAGATCGCGCAGATGGCGGTGGACTGTTTCGCCGCCGAAAGCGCGGTGTGGATGGTCGCGCACCTGATCGACGGCGGCGGCAGCGACTACTCGGTCGAAGCGGCGATGAGCAAGGTGTTCGCCAGCGAGGCGGTGCAGCGCGCCTCCTACGAGGCGCTGCAGATCGCCGCCGGCAACGGCTTCATGCGCGAGTTCCCGTACGAGCAGGTCACCCGCGACACGCGCATCCTGTCGATCTTCGAGGGCACCAACGAGATCCTGCGCCTGTACGTCGCGCTGTCCGGCCTGAAGGGCGTGGGCGCGGGCCTGAGCGAGCTGAAGGCCGCCGTGGGCGACATCTTCAACGACCCGATCAAGGGCTTCGGCGTGCTCGGCAGCTACACCGGCCGGCGCATGCGCGAGGCCACCGGCTACGGCATCGACCGCATCGCGCACGAGCTGTCGCCGCGGCTGCGCAAGGTCGCCGCCACCTACGAGAAGTACACGGTGGAACTGTCCAAGTCCTCCGACGCGCTGCTGCGCCGCTACGGCAAACAGGTGGCCGACCAGCAACACGCACAGAAGCGCCTGGCCGACATCGCGATCGACCTGTTCGTGGGCCTGTGCGTGCTCTCGCGCGCCGACAGCCTGGCAAGGCAATCGCACCCGGCCGCCGACGAGGCGATCCGCATCGCCGAGATCTTCGCGAAGCAGGCGCGCCGGCGCATGGCGCGCAACGTGCGCGGCCTGGAGCGCAACGAGGACGAGGCGATCGAGCAGTTGGCCGGCGCGGTGCTCGCGCACGACGGCTACATGTGGGACGTGATCTGA